In a single window of the Danio rerio strain Tuebingen ecotype United States chromosome 20, GRCz12tu, whole genome shotgun sequence genome:
- the pimr110 gene encoding Pim proto-oncogene, serine/threonine kinase, related 110 precursor (The RefSeq protein has 9 substitutions compared to this genomic sequence) — protein MLFTVLGLIALFLGERNTNATVGVEVQEEDQHDVPPLRSSDGQEIDACCKEPLLVEPVSVHSEEPSLVEPDSVHSEQPSLVEPVSVHNEEPSLVEPVSVHSEEPSLVEFVSVHSEQPSLVESVSVHSEQPSLVEPDSVHSEQPSLVEPDSVRSEQPSLVEPDSVHSEQTSLVEPDSVHSEEPSLVEPVSVHSEQPSLVEPVSVHSEQPSLVEPVSDDPSFDFSDEPGSHAVEDPTCQTEDKETQIIEINSQGYEIGAELDKGGCGTVYEGSRLEDGLQVAVKVSNFKKKQLISVDGFDEPLPLEIALHFLANKGPKVKEIIELLDWKVEADHYFMVLERPIPCVSLFDFLSKHRGILPEDKLRKIMLQTIIAAQTCCQRGVLHRDIKLENLLINPDTLEVKLIDFGCGDLLTEDIYKEFRGTREFAPPEFWRIGRYRGEPATVWSLGVVLFLMIFCRYPGKADLPKVNNKHIPINGLSKECCDFFHGCLQLNQMDRLNLQKLNSHEWFKELNTF, from the exons ATGTTGTTTACCGTACTCGGACTCATCGCTCTCTTCCTCGGAGAGAGAAACGCCAACGCCACTGTTGGTGTTGAAGTTCAAGAAGAGGACCAACATGATGTACCACCCTTGAGGAGCAGTGACG GTCAAGAAATAGATGCCTGCTGTAAAGAACCATTACTGgtagagcctgtcagtgttcacagtgaagAGCCATCACTGGTTgagcctgacagtgttcacagtgagcaaccatcactggtagagcctgtcaGCGTTCACAAtgaagaaccatcactggtagagcctgtcaGCGTTCACAgtgaagaaccatcactggtagagTCTGTTAGTGTTCACAGTGAGCAACCATCACTGGTAGAGTCTGTTAGTGTTCACAGTGAGCaaccatcactggtagagcctgacagtgttcacagtgagcaaccatcactggtagagcctgacagtgttcGCAGTGAGCAACCATCACTGGTTgagcctgacagtgttcacagtgagcaaacatcactggtagagcctgacagtgttcacagtgaagaaccatcactggtagagcctgtcaGCGTTCACAGTGAGCaaccatcactggtagagcctgtcaGCGTTCACAGTGAGCaaccatcactggtagagcctgtcaGTGATGATCCTTCATTTGATTTCTCTGATGAGCCCGGCTCCCACGCCGTTGAAGATGCAACCTGTCAGACAGAGGACAAAGAGACACAAATCATTG AGATCAATTCACAAGGCTATGAAATTGGCGCTGAGCTGGATAAAGGAGGCTGTGGAACCGTTTACGAAGGGTCCCGATTAGAAGATGGCCTTCAGGTGGCAGTAAAAGTGTCCAATTTTAAGAAGAAGCAATTGATCAGTGTT GATGGGTTTGATGAACCACTTCCACTGGAGATTGCTCTGCACTTTCTGGCCAATAAAGGCCCCAAGGTCAAGGAAATTATCGAGCTTCTGGACTGGAAGGTTGAGGCTGATCACTACTTTATGGTGCTAGAGCGGCCCATACCCTGCGTGAGCTTGTTCGATTTCCTAAGTAAGCACAGAGGCATCCTTCCAGAGGACAAGTTGCGGAAAATCATGCTCCAGACAATAATTGCTGCCCAAACATGCTGCCAGCGTGGAGTTCTTCACCGCGATATTAAGCTGGAGAACTTGCTGATTAACCCGGACACCCTTGAGGTCAAACTGATTGACTTCGGATGTGGTGACCTCCTTACTGAGGACATTTACAAAGAATTTAAAG GCACCAAAGAGTTCGCCCCTCCTGAGTTTTGGAGGATTGGCAGATACCGTGGGAAACCAGCGACAGTCTGGTCACTTGGAGTTGTTCTGTTTGTGCTGATTTTCTGCAGATATCCAGGAAAAGCAGACCTTCCCAAAGTGAATAACAAACACATACCGATTAATGGCTTGTCGAAAG AATGCTGCGATTTCTTCCACGGCTGTCTGCAGCTGAACCAAATGGATCGACTTGACCTGCAAAAGCTCAATTCCCATGAGTGGTTTAAAGAATTGAATACATTTTGA